Proteins from a genomic interval of Dendropsophus ebraccatus isolate aDenEbr1 chromosome 6, aDenEbr1.pat, whole genome shotgun sequence:
- the LOC138795207 gene encoding trace amine-associated receptor 4-like yields the protein MYTVIYGAIILTIVGNLMVIISVSHFQQLHTPTNFLILSMAITDFLLGLTVMPYSMVRSITACWYYGDLFCKLHSCIDMTLCTTSIFHLFFIAVDRYYAICHPLHYSRKITIPVIVVYILVSWSIPCLYSFTLVLSNVNVAGIEGQSTLVPCVGSCSLVFNKIWGVISALVSFFIPGTLMIGIYMYIFSVARKQAKLIHNICNSINQKKSSKRKTLVNAENKAARTLSLVMGVFILCWLPFFALTVADPYLNFIISEDIYNICLWLGYFNSSLNPIIYGFFYPWFKKSFLLIVTGKIMQLDSASFNIINSQHKH from the coding sequence ATGTATACTGTCATATATGGAGCTATCATTCTTACAATTGTGGGAAACCTCATGGTGATCATTTCAGTTTCTCATTTCCAACAGCTTCACACACCAACAAACTTTCTCATTTTATCAATGGCCATTACAGATTTCCTCCTTGGACTTACGGTTATGCCATACAGTATGGTCAGATCCATAACCGCATGCTGGTATTATGGAGACCTGTTTTGTAAACTACATAGCTGTATTGATATGACATTGTGCACTACTTCCATATTTCACCTATTCTTCATAGCTGTTGACCGGTACTATGCAATATGTCATCCTCTTCATTACAGCAGGAAAATTACAATTCCTGTCATAGTGGTTTATATATTAGTCAGCTGGTCTATTCCATGTCTATACTCATTTACCCTAGTTTTATCAAATGTAAATGTAGCAGGTATAGAGGGGCAGTCAACACTTGTACCTTGCGTGGGGTCTTGTTCTCTTGTGTTCAACAAAATTTGGGGTGTCATCTCTGCATTGGTATCATTTTTTATTCCAGGTACTCTTATGATTGgaatatacatgtatatttttTCTGTTGCTAGGAAACAAGCTAAGTTGATACATAATATTTGTAATTCTATAAATCAAAAGAAAAGCAGTAAAAGGAAAACTCTTGTAAATGCTGAAAACAAGGCAGCTAGAACCCTGAGCTTGGTTATGGGGGTGTTCATTCTTTGCTGGTTGCCATTTTTCGCTCTTACTGTAGCTGATCCATATTTAAATTTTATAATATCAGAAGATATATACAATATTTGTCTTTGGCTTGGGTATTTCAATTCTTCACTTAATCCTATTATCTATGGCTTTTTTTACCCTTGGTTCAAAAAATCATTCCTTTTAATAGTGACTGGTAAAATAATGCAGTTAGATTCCGCTTCTTTCAATATTATAAATAGTCAACACAAACACTAA